Proteins from one Alkalinema sp. FACHB-956 genomic window:
- a CDS encoding HupE/UreJ family protein, translating to MTQLKVSRNRSLLPSFTVLSLLTGALLLKATPSLAHHAMGGNLPTTWFQGLMSGLAHPIIGPDHFAFIVAVGLLAAIKRQGLWLPVAFVVAAMLGTGLHLTQFNLPGVELFVSGSIVLFGALLVMKKSPNTGLVAVLTAIAGLFHGYAYGEAIFGAETTPFFAYLAGFTMIQLVISIATFWISHVMILGRNPEGGAVQFHSAGFVILGMGLAFLISQVMSLLFPFAAA from the coding sequence ATGACCCAGTTGAAAGTTTCTAGAAATCGATCCTTGCTCCCATCGTTTACGGTTCTCAGTCTCTTGACCGGGGCCTTACTGTTGAAAGCGACTCCATCCCTAGCGCACCATGCGATGGGAGGGAACTTACCGACAACTTGGTTCCAAGGGTTGATGTCGGGCCTTGCCCATCCTATTATTGGCCCTGATCATTTTGCTTTTATCGTCGCGGTAGGACTTCTGGCCGCAATTAAGCGGCAAGGTCTGTGGTTGCCTGTTGCCTTTGTCGTGGCCGCGATGCTGGGAACGGGGCTGCACCTGACTCAATTCAATTTACCTGGGGTGGAACTCTTTGTTTCTGGCTCGATCGTCCTTTTTGGGGCGTTGCTAGTCATGAAAAAGTCCCCGAATACAGGGCTTGTGGCTGTTCTGACTGCGATCGCAGGATTGTTCCACGGCTATGCCTACGGAGAAGCCATTTTTGGAGCAGAAACCACTCCATTCTTTGCCTATTTAGCTGGCTTCACGATGATTCAGCTCGTGATCTCAATTGCAACCTTTTGGATCAGCCATGTAATGATTCTGGGCCGAAACCCTGAAGGGGGGGCTGTCCAATTCCATTCAGCTGGCTTTGTGATCTTAGGAATGGGGCTTGCATTTCTAATTTCACAAGTGATGAGTCTTCTCTTCCCATTCGCTGCGGCTTAG
- a CDS encoding NF038122 family metalloprotease, with amino-acid sequence MQLNFTFDPGTSLQQMIGIETAGRIWSQYLTDNVSVNIHVGVSSSLPASVIGGALPAISAKTSYSSVRNAMAVDRRSADDYTAFFNLSSGSNQTANFDWMTTDWVPVSQQLSTQRGISTLNLTNANAKALGLSTNGAALDGYILLRASAPWSYDFTRSTTPSSSQVDFLSTALHEIGHILGFVSGVDDPIWTTNAHNAYKAGQLHTTYNNIIANRTQNATPLDLFRFNYSKSSFFPDLSYGQIGGRKGFSIDDGLTFIQELSSGDNVSLSGDGQQASHWTRGTNAIMAPTISLGQRMNISNIDLRAMDVMGWDLATAGINTTINLSSLQTQARQSLAARLGQTVTWLDANQSTAAQQLSQNRSQDIVQMIARSVIYRWGGDGDGWWQTVVGLLSNLGLFSTLDNQTNLSTTSVLDPNSTTGLSGSSIVPSYFAPNVTVDFGQRNLTTVSAPSETNLAVTSTVTIIPTIQVNLLSVNNLSNYYESQVNSLIEPQANQFLRAVQANVPGAIEQPNWGGDGDGWW; translated from the coding sequence ATGCAACTAAACTTTACCTTTGACCCGGGCACATCCCTGCAGCAAATGATTGGTATAGAAACTGCTGGCAGGATTTGGTCACAGTATTTAACTGATAACGTCAGTGTCAATATCCATGTCGGTGTTTCCAGTAGTTTGCCGGCCTCTGTGATTGGGGGTGCATTACCTGCAATCAGTGCCAAAACCTCCTACTCTAGTGTTCGCAATGCGATGGCAGTCGATCGGCGATCCGCCGATGACTATACTGCTTTTTTCAACCTTTCCTCAGGGAGCAATCAAACAGCGAATTTTGACTGGATGACCACGGACTGGGTGCCAGTGTCCCAACAGCTCAGTACCCAACGCGGTATCAGTACCCTGAATTTGACCAATGCGAATGCCAAAGCTCTAGGGTTATCCACTAACGGGGCTGCCTTGGATGGCTATATTCTCTTGAGGGCAAGTGCGCCATGGAGCTATGACTTTACCCGGAGTACAACGCCCTCAAGCAGTCAGGTCGATTTCCTGAGCACCGCTCTGCACGAAATTGGTCACATCTTGGGATTCGTGAGTGGAGTAGATGATCCCATCTGGACGACAAATGCCCATAACGCCTACAAAGCAGGGCAGTTGCACACTACCTACAACAACATTATTGCTAATCGCACCCAAAACGCTACGCCTCTTGACCTATTCCGGTTTAATTACAGCAAGAGTAGCTTCTTCCCCGATTTGTCCTACGGACAGATTGGAGGCCGCAAGGGATTTTCGATCGATGATGGTCTGACCTTTATTCAAGAGCTATCCAGTGGAGACAATGTCAGTTTGTCTGGAGATGGTCAGCAGGCCAGCCATTGGACTCGTGGGACGAATGCCATCATGGCTCCAACAATTTCGCTGGGGCAACGGATGAATATTAGCAACATCGATTTGCGCGCCATGGATGTGATGGGTTGGGATCTCGCTACAGCTGGCATTAACACCACCATCAACCTCTCAAGCTTGCAAACCCAAGCTAGGCAATCACTGGCTGCTCGGCTGGGGCAAACCGTGACATGGTTAGATGCCAATCAGTCAACCGCTGCTCAGCAGCTCAGTCAGAATCGCTCCCAAGATATCGTTCAAATGATTGCTAGAAGCGTAATCTACAGATGGGGCGGTGATGGAGATGGTTGGTGGCAAACCGTTGTTGGGCTATTGAGCAACTTGGGTTTATTCTCAACGTTAGACAACCAGACGAATCTATCTACAACCTCAGTTTTGGATCCTAATTCAACTACCGGCCTCTCTGGTAGTTCTATAGTTCCATCGTATTTCGCTCCTAATGTAACTGTGGATTTTGGTCAACGAAATTTGACCACGGTATCAGCACCCAGTGAGACTAATCTTGCTGTGACATCCACTGTAACAATCATCCCTACCATTCAAGTTAATCTTCTTTCGGTAAATAATCTGAGTAATTACTACGAGAGCCAAGTGAACTCGTTGATTGAACCACAAGCCAATCAATTTCTGCGAGCTGTTCAAGCAAACGTTCCAGGGGCGATTGAGCAACCCAACTGGGGAGGCGATGGTGATGGTTGGTGGTAG
- a CDS encoding S-layer family protein, protein MQVPIWFPKYFWKSLVFPMALGAWMQMGTSGWAQVIPDNSLPVNSIVPGGCITCTITGGTQAGSNLFHSFTQFSVPTGGSAFFDNAPTVNNIFARVTGSTASTIDGILKANGSANLFLINPNGLTFGSGATLQLGGSFVGSTAASIRFQDGTEFSALAPQVKPLLTISAPVGLQSGASPGPIQVNGSGNNLKLGSSFSINRSARPTGLAVQPGQTLALLGGDVTLQGGNLTSDRGRIEIGSVQGNQFVSLTPTNPGWMLGYESASAFGDIRLLQAASIDTSSTSAGNGAIKIQGRSLQIRDGSALLGITLNNGKGQPITINTTDRIQVLGSQGQTASTLFPSMILTDPGLNATATTQGGSINLTTGTLEAIGGGFISASTLAAGAAGNITVQARQVNLKGEIPAVSVQSGLFSQVLNRTARGNAGTISIATDTLNVSDGAQVFASTAGLGQGGILNVKASSVNLSGTGVNRPSGLLASGAGGNGGPITVETGQLTITGGAQINSSTIGPGRGGEIFLQATDTRITGGATIGPSGVFSTVSGRGSGKGGQITISGDRLFLGDGAQIATATGWVGDAGDILINVGQVELAGQDPARVGGLISTSVLQPPPPNIVTPLPATTGAGGTITLNVDRLVVRNGAVINVSNFPTSTQSTARPGNGPVGNIQIQANSILLNNGGTLNAASRGGDRGNIVINSSNNVTLRNRSLITTNATGSATGGNILISTPFLVGPALENSDITANASSNFGGRIEINAQNVLGLRPSLQLTPQSDITAISNLGLQFNGEVVINNLQADPDSGTPPLATDLLDQAQKITQTCGFSRNSRFVITGRGGMPLQPTEQVSFPLIWQDLQDFEPQNIATTTQVPTWTQPIRSAQATAPPTSQPHTRSSGATTLMQAVGWVRNAQGQVQLVAPTPDDPAPLATALPFTCAMSP, encoded by the coding sequence ATGCAAGTACCTATTTGGTTTCCTAAATATTTCTGGAAATCCCTGGTTTTTCCCATGGCGTTGGGTGCTTGGATGCAGATGGGAACATCTGGTTGGGCACAGGTGATTCCAGATAACAGCTTGCCCGTCAATTCGATTGTGCCGGGAGGGTGTATCACCTGTACGATTACGGGGGGAACCCAAGCGGGCAGTAATCTGTTCCACAGTTTTACTCAGTTTTCTGTGCCAACGGGGGGCTCTGCTTTTTTCGATAATGCGCCGACCGTTAACAACATCTTTGCCCGAGTGACCGGTTCGACGGCTTCCACGATCGATGGCATTTTAAAAGCTAATGGGAGCGCTAATTTATTTTTGATTAATCCCAACGGCCTAACCTTTGGCAGTGGTGCAACTTTACAGTTGGGAGGCTCCTTTGTTGGGAGTACTGCTGCTAGTATCCGCTTCCAAGATGGTACAGAATTTAGTGCCCTAGCTCCCCAGGTAAAACCTTTATTGACCATCAGTGCTCCCGTTGGGCTGCAATCTGGAGCCAGTCCAGGCCCAATTCAGGTTAACGGCTCAGGAAATAATCTCAAACTGGGCAGTAGCTTTTCCATTAATCGCAGTGCGCGTCCAACAGGTCTGGCTGTTCAACCGGGGCAAACCCTAGCACTTCTGGGTGGGGATGTCACACTCCAAGGTGGTAATCTAACTTCTGATCGGGGGCGTATTGAAATTGGTAGTGTGCAAGGCAACCAATTTGTCAGTCTCACTCCGACTAATCCTGGATGGATGCTGGGATACGAGAGTGCTTCTGCCTTTGGCGATATTCGATTACTCCAAGCTGCTTCGATCGATACCAGCAGCACCAGTGCAGGCAATGGAGCAATTAAGATTCAAGGGCGATCGCTCCAAATTCGCGATGGCTCCGCTTTGCTAGGCATTACCCTAAACAACGGCAAAGGCCAGCCCATTACCATTAACACAACGGATAGGATCCAAGTCTTGGGTTCCCAAGGCCAAACAGCGAGTACGTTGTTTCCCAGCATGATTTTGACCGATCCTGGATTAAATGCAACTGCAACCACCCAAGGAGGCAGCATTAATCTCACAACTGGTACCCTCGAAGCGATCGGGGGTGGGTTTATTTCAGCATCTACCCTGGCTGCCGGGGCAGCGGGGAACATTACGGTTCAAGCCAGACAAGTTAATCTGAAAGGAGAAATTCCTGCGGTCAGTGTTCAAAGTGGCCTCTTTTCCCAGGTATTGAATCGAACTGCTCGAGGCAATGCAGGAACAATCAGCATTGCCACCGATACGTTGAATGTCAGCGATGGTGCTCAAGTTTTTGCGAGTACCGCTGGATTGGGGCAAGGGGGGATACTGAACGTTAAAGCATCCAGCGTTAACTTGAGTGGTACTGGAGTCAATCGTCCGAGTGGTCTATTGGCCAGTGGAGCTGGTGGGAATGGAGGGCCTATCACCGTAGAAACGGGTCAATTAACGATCACGGGTGGTGCCCAGATCAATTCCTCCACCATTGGGCCTGGTCGCGGGGGAGAGATTTTTCTTCAAGCCACTGATACCAGGATTACGGGGGGGGCAACAATTGGCCCCAGTGGTGTCTTTTCAACCGTTAGTGGTCGAGGTAGTGGCAAAGGCGGACAAATTACGATCTCGGGCGATCGCCTGTTTTTGGGGGATGGAGCTCAGATTGCCACTGCAACAGGCTGGGTCGGGGACGCTGGCGATATCCTAATCAATGTTGGACAAGTTGAGTTGGCTGGACAAGATCCGGCGCGGGTTGGGGGACTGATTTCAACTTCCGTCTTGCAACCCCCGCCCCCTAATATTGTCACACCGCTTCCAGCAACGACTGGGGCTGGTGGTACCATTACGCTGAATGTCGATCGCTTGGTGGTGCGCAATGGGGCTGTGATTAATGTCAGTAACTTTCCAACCAGTACACAATCTACAGCTCGCCCCGGCAATGGCCCCGTGGGCAATATCCAAATCCAAGCGAATTCAATTTTGCTCAATAATGGGGGTACCCTGAATGCAGCCAGTCGTGGCGGCGATCGGGGAAACATTGTGATCAACAGCAGCAATAATGTGACTCTTCGGAACCGTAGCTTAATTACCACCAATGCAACGGGCAGTGCAACAGGGGGAAATATTTTAATTAGCACTCCATTCCTAGTGGGGCCAGCGTTAGAAAATAGCGATATTACTGCGAATGCCTCGAGTAACTTTGGGGGACGTATCGAAATTAATGCTCAAAACGTTTTGGGTCTCCGTCCCTCGTTGCAACTGACGCCGCAGAGCGATATCACCGCCATCTCGAACTTAGGTTTGCAGTTTAATGGGGAAGTCGTCATTAACAACCTTCAGGCAGACCCTGATTCTGGGACTCCGCCCTTAGCCACTGACTTGCTTGATCAAGCCCAAAAAATTACGCAAACCTGCGGCTTCAGCCGGAATAGTCGTTTTGTCATAACGGGCCGTGGCGGAATGCCCTTGCAACCCACCGAGCAAGTATCGTTCCCACTCATTTGGCAAGATCTCCAAGACTTTGAACCTCAGAATATCGCTACAACTACCCAGGTTCCCACTTGGACACAGCCTATCCGATCGGCTCAAGCCACGGCTCCCCCTACTAGTCAGCCACACACACGCTCTTCAGGTGCTACGACGTTGATGCAAGCGGTGGGATGGGTTCGAAATGCCCAAGGTCAAGTGCAGTTAGTGGCTCCAACACCCGACGATCCCGCCCCCCTGGCGACTGCTCTACCCTTTACTTGCGCCATGAGTCCATAG
- a CDS encoding CHAT domain-containing protein produces the protein MRSPHETFAVGTTLPTSLPTTPLSLETALPSAPSSSSHRAPQPQQLAHGLAKLTEGRQFYRAGRFGDAIAAWQTATQIYQSLEDISNEALSLSYLALAQQALNRWDAAQQAIDRSVHLLKTTDGKVDARLWAQVLNTKAQLLLNTNQAETALELWQQAQKYYETAKDPIGQLGTQINQSQALQQLGFYRRAKQQLDALMQTVATTPNDQVKMVGFQSAGNAWYSAGYYRDAKNSFTLALDLARQHGDEAAQSTILLNLGQLAVQMDEPNRALENLEAAEKSAQTPLQKVQAQVKQLRLMIEYDRKDLAIQLAPKLLEAHRSLPPSHAALYSAINFVASLNRLTQPIPGLPIQKLQEFMVETIQVAHQLGDTQAEAYALNELARLYAQHRQWQNATKVAQQSLTLARQLNSPSLISQAAWQLGLLHQKQGHRADAIQFYEEAVRALQSMRGDLVAMNPDIQFSLRESVEPVYRQLIELLMEGQPSQESLKRSRELIEALKVAELDNFFREACLDSVQQIDQIDPRATVIYPMILPDRLVLLLSQSGQPLRYYTTSIPQTEVHKTIADALAALNPVTGKQARMQALQALYDLLIRPAEADQAFKNTDTLVFVLDGKLQNIPMAALYDGKQYLIEKYAVALSPGMKLLPSKPLSTRQLQAVVAGISQSRNGFLPLPAVEQEVASIATVMGASPLVNQNFTRQALEEHVQDPEKSVNLVHLATHGQFSSRLDETFLLTWDGPLNIKELSELLKSREGSADQAINLLVLSACETAAGDDRSVLGLAGLAVKSGARSTVASLWPVKDKVASRLMAKFYQKLRPTSNTPSMTKAEALRQAQLDLIHNTDFKHPFFWSSFVIVGHWQ, from the coding sequence ATGCGATCCCCCCATGAAACCTTTGCGGTGGGGACTACGTTGCCAACGTCGTTGCCAACGACTCCACTGTCCCTAGAGACTGCACTCCCATCCGCCCCATCCTCCAGTAGCCACCGCGCCCCACAGCCTCAACAACTCGCTCATGGTTTGGCTAAGCTGACGGAAGGTCGCCAGTTCTATCGGGCAGGCCGTTTTGGAGATGCGATCGCTGCGTGGCAAACGGCGACCCAAATCTATCAAAGCCTAGAAGATATATCGAATGAAGCGCTCAGTTTAAGCTATCTCGCGTTGGCACAACAAGCACTGAATCGATGGGATGCCGCACAACAGGCGATCGATCGCAGTGTCCACCTATTGAAGACGACCGATGGCAAGGTGGATGCAAGGCTGTGGGCCCAGGTATTGAATACCAAAGCGCAGCTATTGCTCAATACTAATCAAGCAGAGACTGCCCTGGAACTTTGGCAACAAGCTCAGAAATACTATGAAACGGCTAAGGACCCGATCGGTCAACTGGGAACACAAATCAACCAATCGCAAGCGCTACAGCAGTTGGGGTTTTATCGACGGGCGAAGCAACAGTTAGATGCTTTAATGCAAACCGTAGCTACGACGCCTAACGATCAAGTCAAAATGGTTGGCTTCCAGTCCGCAGGCAACGCTTGGTACAGTGCGGGATACTATCGAGATGCAAAAAATAGCTTTACCTTAGCGTTGGATTTAGCCCGCCAACATGGAGATGAGGCGGCTCAAAGTACCATTCTCTTGAACTTGGGGCAGTTAGCTGTTCAAATGGACGAACCCAATCGCGCCCTAGAGAATTTGGAAGCGGCAGAGAAATCGGCCCAAACCCCGTTACAAAAAGTCCAAGCCCAAGTGAAGCAGCTACGCTTGATGATCGAGTACGATCGCAAAGATTTAGCGATTCAACTTGCCCCCAAGCTTTTAGAAGCCCACCGTAGCTTGCCCCCAAGCCATGCGGCGCTCTATAGTGCCATTAATTTTGTGGCATCCCTCAATCGCTTAACTCAACCGATTCCTGGCTTACCCATTCAGAAATTGCAGGAATTTATGGTAGAGACTATCCAAGTGGCCCATCAGCTAGGAGATACCCAGGCCGAAGCCTATGCCTTGAATGAGTTGGCCCGTTTATATGCTCAGCATCGGCAATGGCAAAATGCTACTAAGGTTGCTCAACAGTCTTTGACCTTGGCCCGCCAACTGAATTCACCTAGCTTGATTTCCCAAGCCGCTTGGCAACTAGGACTGCTGCACCAGAAACAAGGGCATCGGGCAGACGCCATTCAGTTTTATGAAGAGGCGGTTCGGGCGTTGCAGTCTATGCGGGGAGATCTGGTGGCGATGAACCCCGACATCCAATTCTCCCTGCGTGAAAGTGTAGAGCCGGTTTATCGCCAATTGATTGAGTTATTAATGGAGGGTCAGCCGAGTCAGGAATCATTGAAACGATCGCGGGAACTGATTGAAGCACTGAAGGTTGCTGAACTGGATAACTTTTTCCGAGAAGCCTGTCTGGACTCAGTTCAGCAAATTGACCAGATTGACCCTCGGGCGACGGTGATTTATCCCATGATTTTGCCCGATCGCTTAGTCCTGCTTCTCTCTCAATCAGGGCAGCCCCTGCGTTATTACACGACCTCAATCCCGCAAACAGAGGTTCACAAAACCATTGCTGATGCTTTGGCTGCCCTGAATCCAGTCACTGGGAAGCAAGCTCGTATGCAAGCGCTCCAAGCGCTTTATGATTTGCTGATTCGTCCTGCGGAAGCTGATCAAGCATTTAAAAATACAGATACGTTAGTCTTTGTTTTAGACGGCAAGCTTCAGAATATTCCCATGGCTGCTCTCTATGATGGCAAGCAGTATTTGATTGAGAAATATGCCGTTGCCCTCTCCCCTGGAATGAAGTTATTGCCTAGCAAACCCTTGTCTACCCGTCAACTGCAAGCGGTGGTTGCAGGCATTAGTCAATCGCGCAATGGCTTTCTACCTTTGCCCGCTGTGGAGCAAGAAGTTGCCTCGATCGCAACGGTCATGGGTGCATCTCCCTTGGTCAATCAAAACTTTACCCGTCAAGCCCTGGAAGAGCATGTGCAAGATCCAGAAAAATCAGTCAATTTGGTTCACCTTGCGACCCATGGTCAATTTAGCTCACGATTAGATGAAACTTTCTTGTTAACTTGGGATGGCCCCTTAAATATCAAAGAGTTATCAGAGTTACTCAAGTCTCGTGAAGGATCCGCAGATCAAGCGATTAATCTGCTTGTGCTCAGTGCCTGCGAAACGGCAGCTGGCGACGATCGCTCGGTTTTGGGGTTAGCGGGCTTGGCCGTTAAATCAGGAGCTCGTTCTACCGTGGCCAGTCTATGGCCAGTTAAAGATAAGGTTGCATCTCGCCTGATGGCAAAGTTTTACCAAAAACTCCGACCAACCTCCAATACCCCCTCCATGACAAAGGCAGAGGCTCTACGCCAAGCCCAGCTAGATCTGATTCATAACACAGACTTCAAGCACCCTTTTTTCTGGTCTTCTTTTGTCATTGTAGGCCATTGGCAATAG
- a CDS encoding DUF928 domain-containing protein: protein MNTYKSSKKQLLLGQRVLAVLGTIGVMIPTLEISPVSAQSSIFIPPAQKTVPAASLGKSSRGSLFKPRKGQGVVNEATGGGSRSLSLFVPPAARPIASDNVGGNSRGLFRPKRGRGVVRESTAGGSRNADAILALLPQTFSGLTISARPTFWIYLPASSAKTAIFSLQDEQGQQEYQMTLSIEGKSGVIPITLPAGSPELQVGKNYQWVLAVAMNDELTPKAPYVDGWIQRVPTPPEMTTALTKTQGVQRAEIFGRNGIWYDCLDELAQLRRDQPSNQLAQQEWQNLLAAVDLLPIATVPLGQ from the coding sequence ATGAATACCTACAAATCCTCGAAAAAACAGCTGCTGTTAGGGCAGCGAGTTCTAGCTGTGTTGGGAACGATCGGGGTTATGATCCCAACCCTGGAAATATCTCCGGTTTCCGCCCAATCTTCTATTTTCATACCTCCGGCTCAAAAAACGGTTCCTGCGGCTTCCTTGGGAAAATCCTCGCGAGGTAGTTTGTTTAAGCCGAGGAAGGGCCAAGGGGTTGTGAACGAAGCAACAGGGGGAGGCAGTCGTAGTTTAAGCCTCTTTGTTCCCCCCGCTGCTCGTCCTATCGCTTCAGACAACGTTGGAGGAAATAGTCGCGGGCTGTTTCGCCCCAAACGAGGTCGGGGAGTTGTGCGAGAATCCACGGCTGGGGGCTCCCGTAATGCGGACGCGATACTCGCACTGCTCCCACAAACCTTTTCAGGACTCACGATCTCTGCTCGCCCGACGTTCTGGATCTATCTCCCTGCCTCCTCAGCCAAAACGGCAATCTTTAGCCTGCAAGATGAACAGGGCCAGCAGGAATATCAAATGACCCTATCCATTGAAGGGAAATCTGGAGTGATTCCCATCACACTGCCTGCAGGGAGTCCCGAATTGCAGGTGGGTAAAAACTATCAATGGGTGTTGGCCGTTGCCATGAATGACGAGCTGACCCCCAAGGCCCCCTATGTGGATGGCTGGATTCAACGGGTTCCCACTCCCCCCGAAATGACAACTGCCTTAACGAAAACCCAAGGTGTACAACGGGCAGAGATTTTTGGTCGTAACGGCATCTGGTATGACTGTTTAGATGAACTGGCTCAACTGCGGCGTGACCAACCTTCTAATCAACTGGCTCAGCAAGAATGGCAAAATTTGTTAGCCGCAGTTGATTTACTCCCGATCGCAACGGTTCCCCTAGGCCAGTAG
- a CDS encoding CHASE2 domain-containing protein, with the protein MMWHRLQTLVKRNWGIVAIAPSIALAVILGQEVGAFNLAEWRLRDEFTQLRSHWRSPQAQKVAQQIVIVTIDESDIQWVRDWPIPDDVLAKLLLRIRAQQPRVIGLDLYRDLPRGQGYATLQQVFKSTPNLLGIEKIAGTGSRVAPPPALKQQDRVGLADLILDGDRHVRRALLTAEDEMEGGRLKPGLAAQMVTQYLAVDNIQLDEIDADAQIYRLGKTIYRPIASGVGYRETNGYQILLNWYGAEDAFRKVSMREVLTGQVPLEFMRDRMVFIGSTAPSTNDFFATPFSASWFTSRKPTPGVIVHANIAHQLMFGALHGNAYLQGLETYETYCWIIAWTCLGLFESLWCGRSSRPRSSGRIFGVALGTSGLLVMIAYGSFLFGFVLPVMPALVAFMMAAIVTTNVDQQRKLTIANLQLASSNQRLEVANQQLSQYSQDLEKQVAARTTELQLAKDQAERANQAKSEFLANMSHELRTPLNGILGYVQIMQRIESMTPQGQQGLRVIHQCGQHLLMLINDVLDLSKIEARKLVLQPQPTQLDQFLETVVDIFRLRAVEKGIEFIYQPDSNLYYTVEVDEKRLRQVLINLIGNAIKFTDRGEVCLQVKSNPLVARAEGNPSTVWQRLRFVVTDTGIGIAPEQLEQIFLPFEQVGDPRRQAEGTGLGLTISRQIVGLMGSQLEVQSTLGQGSRFAFTVDVPAIGASKSCPDSYQQQNFCLPQSAADESNRQAAIAGLPKSFLQKINDLLQEGDLDQVIAAAQQLSQQDSQYKPCVQQIIALAEGFQIKTLKIMVQRSLPPNEEMTNPLCS; encoded by the coding sequence ATGATGTGGCATCGACTTCAAACACTGGTTAAACGAAATTGGGGAATCGTAGCTATTGCCCCCAGCATTGCGCTAGCCGTAATTCTCGGGCAGGAAGTTGGAGCCTTTAATTTGGCAGAGTGGCGTTTACGGGATGAGTTTACGCAGTTACGATCCCATTGGCGATCGCCGCAAGCGCAGAAGGTAGCCCAGCAAATTGTCATCGTCACAATTGATGAATCGGACATTCAGTGGGTGCGAGATTGGCCGATTCCAGATGATGTGTTGGCAAAGTTACTCCTGCGAATTCGGGCGCAACAACCCCGGGTGATTGGCCTGGATCTCTATCGAGATTTACCCCGAGGTCAGGGCTACGCCACTCTCCAACAAGTCTTTAAGTCCACGCCTAATTTACTTGGGATTGAAAAAATTGCGGGAACTGGCAGTCGCGTCGCTCCCCCACCCGCCTTAAAACAACAAGATCGAGTGGGCTTAGCGGACTTGATTTTGGATGGGGATCGCCATGTGCGGCGGGCATTGCTTACCGCTGAAGATGAGATGGAAGGAGGGCGACTGAAACCAGGACTCGCAGCTCAGATGGTGACGCAATATCTGGCTGTGGACAACATTCAGTTAGACGAAATCGATGCGGATGCGCAGATTTATCGACTTGGAAAAACCATCTATCGCCCCATCGCATCGGGGGTGGGATATCGTGAAACAAACGGATACCAAATTTTACTGAATTGGTATGGTGCAGAAGATGCCTTTCGGAAGGTGTCTATGCGAGAGGTCTTAACGGGACAAGTTCCCCTAGAGTTCATGCGCGATCGCATGGTGTTTATCGGTTCCACCGCCCCCAGTACCAATGACTTCTTTGCGACGCCCTTCAGTGCCTCTTGGTTTACCTCACGGAAACCGACTCCTGGCGTGATCGTCCATGCCAATATTGCCCATCAACTGATGTTTGGGGCACTCCATGGGAATGCTTACCTCCAAGGCTTAGAAACCTACGAAACGTATTGTTGGATCATTGCATGGACTTGCCTTGGTCTATTTGAGAGTCTTTGGTGCGGTCGCTCCTCTCGCCCCCGATCGAGTGGTCGAATTTTTGGGGTTGCCCTGGGGACCAGTGGCCTGCTCGTGATGATTGCCTATGGCAGTTTTCTCTTCGGTTTCGTTTTGCCTGTCATGCCAGCTCTGGTTGCCTTCATGATGGCCGCGATCGTAACGACTAATGTTGATCAGCAACGTAAATTGACGATCGCGAACCTTCAACTTGCCAGTAGTAATCAGCGACTGGAAGTTGCGAATCAACAGCTATCCCAATATTCCCAAGATTTAGAAAAACAAGTCGCTGCCCGAACCACAGAATTGCAACTGGCAAAGGATCAAGCTGAGCGGGCCAACCAAGCTAAAAGTGAATTCTTGGCGAATATGAGCCATGAACTGAGAACTCCCTTGAATGGCATTTTGGGATACGTCCAAATTATGCAGCGGATCGAATCTATGACGCCGCAGGGACAACAGGGATTGCGGGTGATTCACCAATGTGGTCAGCATCTGCTGATGTTAATTAATGATGTGCTGGATCTATCCAAAATTGAGGCTCGGAAGCTCGTTTTGCAACCCCAACCCACTCAGCTAGATCAATTTTTGGAAACGGTAGTGGATATTTTTCGCCTACGAGCCGTGGAGAAAGGTATTGAGTTTATCTACCAACCTGATTCAAACCTTTACTACACCGTCGAAGTGGATGAAAAACGGCTGCGCCAAGTCCTGATCAATCTGATTGGGAACGCGATCAAATTTACCGATCGGGGAGAGGTGTGTCTACAAGTGAAATCCAACCCGCTTGTGGCTAGAGCGGAAGGTAACCCCTCCACCGTCTGGCAACGACTGCGCTTTGTGGTTACAGATACGGGCATTGGAATTGCGCCTGAACAACTGGAACAAATTTTTCTCCCCTTTGAACAGGTCGGAGATCCCCGACGACAGGCAGAAGGAACGGGGTTAGGATTGACGATTAGTCGGCAAATTGTAGGATTAATGGGATCCCAACTTGAAGTTCAGAGTACCCTCGGGCAAGGGAGTCGTTTTGCATTTACTGTAGATGTCCCTGCGATCGGCGCGTCTAAATCTTGCCCCGATTCCTATCAACAACAAAATTTCTGCCTGCCTCAGAGCGCTGCAGATGAGTCCAATCGGCAAGCCGCGATCGCAGGTCTGCCGAAATCCTTTTTGCAGAAAATTAATGACTTGCTGCAAGAAGGGGATCTGGATCAGGTCATTGCAGCAGCTCAACAGCTGAGCCAGCAAGACTCTCAATATAAGCCTTGTGTGCAACAAATTATTGCATTGGCTGAAGGATTTCAGATCAAAACCCTGAAAATCATGGTACAACGGTCCCTCCCGCCCAATGAAGAAATGACGAACCCTCTTTGTTCCTAG